The proteins below are encoded in one region of Segatella copri:
- a CDS encoding polysaccharide pyruvyl transferase family protein — protein MYRKVVQDADLVLSVGGHHFTTLLSRDLVSSINYDAMAVLSLGKPLVCFSQSFGPFEFHNPKNEILTKKILSACKIMLPRELKSADELRRMGVTNDKVINTFESVITLNSLIADYVLPTKRDKRVGIAIYATQKREPEVHANYIKTFVDTCNYLNAQGYEVRFFPMELKGTGPDDRILIKEITDKVSKPTMCKVYDDDLTTESHIKEVAKCQFFIGHKTHSTIFAMATGTPLVGVAYHVKTREFMHQFECEEYCIDDSKLTTNLMLSTIDNLRKNIDVVGQKLYDNAKKMSDVVKKDMRKILNEI, from the coding sequence ATATATAGAAAGGTTGTACAGGATGCAGATTTAGTACTGAGTGTTGGTGGACATCATTTTACGACTTTGCTTTCCCGAGATTTAGTTTCTTCTATTAATTATGATGCAATGGCAGTTCTTTCTTTGGGTAAACCATTAGTATGCTTTTCGCAGTCTTTTGGTCCTTTTGAATTCCATAATCCAAAGAATGAAATACTCACAAAGAAGATTCTATCAGCTTGCAAAATAATGCTTCCTCGTGAGTTGAAATCGGCAGATGAACTTCGAAGAATGGGTGTAACCAATGATAAAGTAATAAATACTTTTGAAAGTGTGATCACTCTCAACTCTTTGATTGCTGATTATGTCCTTCCAACAAAACGTGATAAGAGGGTAGGAATTGCGATTTATGCAACACAGAAACGAGAGCCTGAAGTACATGCCAATTATATTAAGACATTTGTCGATACATGTAATTATTTGAATGCACAAGGTTACGAAGTCCGTTTCTTCCCAATGGAGTTAAAGGGTACTGGTCCTGATGATCGTATACTGATTAAGGAAATTACTGATAAGGTATCAAAACCGACAATGTGTAAGGTTTATGACGATGATTTAACTACAGAAAGTCATATAAAAGAAGTTGCGAAATGTCAATTCTTTATAGGGCATAAAACTCACTCAACCATATTTGCAATGGCTACTGGTACTCCGCTAGTTGGAGTTGCTTATCATGTAAAAACTCGTGAATTTATGCATCAGTTTGAATGTGAGGAATATTGTATTGATGATAGTAAACTTACGACAAATCTAATGTTATCTACTATTGATAATTTGCGTAAAAATATAGATGTAGTGGGACAAAAATTGTATGATAATGCAAAAAAAATGAGTGATGTCGTAAAAAAGGATATGCGAAAGATTTTAAATGAAATTTGA
- a CDS encoding glycosyltransferase, with translation MRLLLIAPGYLPYTFSENLCNGKLAYAMYKKGWHVDVLSKVDEGPAYSTEWTEPWLSLKKNNITITYPVGGKLTRMWDVLRSSVKLGMYPEGGVRWACRAYELALKLCKENHYDAVLTRSPSDIPHIIGLRLKEKLGIRWIANWNDPAAPIWPEPYTHHFSAKEQARKDQFTQMCLKGADVNTFPSQSLLEHFTSHYPFLAEQKTEVIPHIALVEDIVPRLKEKPVNDKFRICHSGNLSIERNPELTFKALRELIDEGFNKMEFSIMGHFNDYTTELIRKYQLEDYVKCIGGFPYMEAIQKMQEFDCLVLLEARLKKGIFFASKFTDYAQLGKPILAISPTNGFAADTLAQFGGGISVNNQSYRSIKNGILKLYMAWMNHTLSQDYSTQKLYEQVSAEHVIDIYERILED, from the coding sequence ATGAGATTATTATTAATAGCTCCCGGCTATCTTCCTTATACATTTTCTGAAAATTTGTGTAATGGTAAGTTGGCTTATGCCATGTATAAAAAAGGTTGGCATGTGGATGTGTTATCAAAGGTGGATGAAGGTCCTGCCTATTCGACTGAATGGACAGAACCTTGGTTGTCACTTAAAAAGAATAATATCACTATAACTTATCCAGTAGGAGGAAAACTCACTCGTATGTGGGACGTTCTTCGCTCTTCTGTTAAGTTAGGTATGTATCCTGAAGGAGGTGTCCGTTGGGCGTGTCGTGCATACGAACTGGCATTGAAGCTCTGTAAAGAGAATCATTATGATGCTGTGTTGACCCGTTCACCAAGTGATATTCCACATATTATCGGTCTTCGTCTTAAAGAAAAGTTGGGGATTAGATGGATTGCTAATTGGAATGATCCTGCTGCTCCTATATGGCCAGAGCCTTATACGCATCATTTTTCGGCAAAAGAACAGGCTAGAAAGGATCAATTTACTCAGATGTGTTTAAAGGGTGCAGATGTAAATACATTTCCTTCCCAGTCTTTGTTGGAGCATTTTACATCACATTATCCTTTTTTGGCAGAACAGAAAACAGAGGTTATTCCACATATTGCATTGGTTGAGGATATTGTTCCTCGATTGAAAGAAAAACCAGTCAATGATAAGTTTAGAATTTGTCATTCTGGAAATCTGTCTATAGAGCGCAATCCAGAACTTACTTTTAAGGCTTTACGTGAGTTAATAGATGAAGGTTTCAATAAGATGGAGTTCTCTATTATGGGGCATTTTAATGATTATACTACAGAACTTATTAGAAAATATCAGCTGGAAGACTATGTAAAATGTATTGGTGGATTCCCTTATATGGAGGCGATTCAAAAAATGCAGGAATTCGATTGTTTGGTATTGCTGGAAGCTCGTCTGAAAAAAGGAATCTTTTTCGCCAGTAAGTTTACTGACTATGCTCAGTTAGGAAAACCAATTCTTGCCATATCGCCGACCAATGGTTTTGCAGCTGACACATTGGCTCAATTTGGTGGTGGAATTAGTGTGAATAATCAGAGTTATAGGAGTATTAAAAATGGTATTTTAAAGCTTTATATGGCTTGGATGAATCATACTCTTTCACAAGACTATTCTACTCAAAAGTTATATGAGCAAGTTAGTGCAGAGCATGTGATCGATATTTATGAAAGAATATTAGAAGACTAA
- a CDS encoding acyltransferase: MKLTYISILRSLSILVVVFFHVYQYMYVPAHFPETVQMYHDAYFWFNQCVGINIAMPMFTLIAGFLFSYFYDKGKYQEFVPLIKKKAMRLLLPFFVFGILMMATTGVSFRPWELYTGGFAHLWYLSFLFWCFPLGWFIKKYMKSVNVQVFMLVVFLLGASQEKFLPMIMGIHNISKWFGWFILGMLLSSYQTKIKKVISKYHLVTLLLIPFLLQTYFSPLEYGDQTWYSVFCVASLLVGILYIFANMGGHILRLCQPLVWLSKYSFGIYIFHYWVGPYMISSTAKRIFPLEDLAANHVVLFPFMLTLSVICISWCLSWALMQTKVGKILIG; encoded by the coding sequence ATGAAACTTACATATATTTCGATTTTACGTTCTTTGTCTATCTTGGTTGTAGTATTCTTCCATGTTTATCAGTATATGTATGTACCTGCTCATTTCCCTGAAACGGTACAGATGTATCATGATGCATATTTCTGGTTCAACCAATGTGTGGGGATTAATATAGCTATGCCTATGTTTACATTGATAGCTGGTTTTTTGTTCAGCTATTTTTATGATAAAGGTAAATACCAAGAATTTGTACCTCTTATCAAAAAGAAAGCAATGCGCTTGTTGCTTCCTTTCTTTGTATTTGGTATCTTAATGATGGCAACAACAGGTGTTTCTTTTAGGCCATGGGAGTTATATACTGGTGGTTTTGCCCACTTATGGTATTTATCTTTCCTGTTCTGGTGTTTTCCATTGGGATGGTTTATTAAGAAATATATGAAGTCTGTTAATGTGCAGGTCTTTATGTTGGTAGTCTTTCTTTTGGGAGCTAGTCAAGAAAAGTTTTTACCCATGATTATGGGAATTCATAATATTTCTAAATGGTTTGGATGGTTCATACTTGGTATGTTATTGTCTTCTTACCAAACGAAAATAAAAAAAGTTATATCAAAATATCATCTTGTGACACTTTTATTGATTCCATTTTTACTTCAGACTTATTTTAGTCCTTTAGAATATGGAGATCAAACATGGTATTCAGTGTTTTGTGTAGCAAGTTTATTAGTAGGAATATTGTATATTTTTGCTAATATGGGAGGGCATATTTTAAGATTATGTCAACCGTTGGTTTGGTTAAGTAAATATTCCTTTGGTATTTATATCTTCCATTATTGGGTAGGACCTTATATGATATCTTCTACGGCAAAGCGTATATTTCCTCTGGAGGATTTGGCTGCTAATCATGTTGTTTTGTTTCCTTTCATGCTTACACTTTCCGTGATATGTATTTCTTGGTGTCTTTCTTGGGCCTTGATGCAAACAAAAGTGGGAAAGATACTGATTGGATAG
- a CDS encoding PIG-L deacetylase family protein, with translation MYKILIRKVRVQTIHLKTSSLHDLTPANLSVIVAPHPDDEVFGCCGLMQRLIAQGKRVELIVMTGGGKSHAGCCDIDESELIRQRRQLTIRAAKEYGLSQEYIHFLDYPDGGVLESDSQTDKLSSLIHKIVDGQNDISVFYPHKNGEGWSDHVTTSNIVSHLFDKICPNAKQYEYCVWFWFYNCWKIDWKQACLVRMNKKEHAVKLKAIDVYIEPKAPCGKPWSGVLPPVFLWANKWDKELYFRVK, from the coding sequence ATGTATAAAATTCTCATAAGGAAAGTTCGTGTTCAAACTATTCATTTAAAGACAAGCAGTCTTCATGATTTGACTCCAGCTAATCTTTCCGTGATAGTTGCCCCACATCCTGATGATGAGGTGTTTGGGTGTTGTGGTTTGATGCAGCGTTTGATAGCGCAGGGAAAACGAGTTGAATTGATTGTCATGACGGGTGGAGGTAAAAGTCATGCTGGCTGTTGTGACATTGATGAAAGCGAGTTGATCCGTCAGCGCCGACAGTTGACTATTCGTGCAGCGAAAGAATATGGGTTGTCTCAAGAATATATCCATTTCTTGGATTATCCAGATGGTGGAGTTCTAGAGAGTGATTCTCAAACAGATAAACTTTCTAGTCTTATACACAAAATAGTGGATGGTCAGAATGATATATCTGTGTTCTATCCTCATAAAAATGGAGAAGGTTGGTCGGATCATGTAACTACGAGCAATATTGTATCTCATTTATTTGATAAGATTTGCCCCAACGCCAAGCAGTATGAATACTGTGTATGGTTCTGGTTCTATAACTGTTGGAAGATTGATTGGAAACAGGCTTGTCTTGTTAGAATGAATAAGAAAGAGCATGCCGTAAAATTGAAAGCAATTGATGTTTATATTGAACCAAAGGCTCCTTGTGGCAAGCCATGGAGTGGAGTATTGCCACCTGTGTTTCTTTGGGCAAACAAATGGGATAAGGAATTATATTTTAGAGTGAAATAG
- a CDS encoding GNAT family N-acetyltransferase, with protein MWSFEIYNDWKEIWSETFLMKWNHIYESSPFSHVFFHPAVARIWIDTYMPLRKITPIFVWGRYKDIEVFLPLVLWKKNWKQAFMKSIVSVGYSDYDYHDPLFSKMISDDEKEAFWVDLFECLKTYHADEVCLEGIRSDIISSDPNWIQGEICPCLNLSDMSDDSDLLSFLNTKLRGDIRRQIRRLNEIAELKFNEYNCIDEVPVELFEEFLKVHTLRWPHAYKAPLFHKNLLGLCGINGPVHFSTLSVGEVVVAWHLGFEDDSTYYYYMPAGNPEYQKYSPVKIHLYYLICRAIKKGLVKYDHLRGDETYKSGWADGSIYVNSLRQFNSSLSTNMKRSLLKFRSVIS; from the coding sequence ATGTGGAGTTTTGAGATATATAATGATTGGAAAGAGATTTGGAGTGAGACATTTTTGATGAAATGGAATCATATATATGAATCGTCACCATTTAGTCATGTATTTTTTCATCCTGCTGTTGCTAGAATTTGGATAGATACTTATATGCCTCTTAGAAAGATTACTCCTATTTTTGTTTGGGGCCGATATAAAGATATAGAAGTTTTCTTACCTTTGGTGCTTTGGAAAAAGAACTGGAAACAAGCTTTTATGAAGAGTATCGTATCTGTAGGGTATTCAGACTATGATTATCATGATCCTCTTTTTTCAAAAATGATTAGTGATGATGAAAAAGAAGCCTTTTGGGTTGACTTGTTTGAGTGTTTGAAAACATATCATGCAGATGAGGTATGTTTAGAGGGAATTAGAAGTGATATTATATCTTCTGACCCAAATTGGATACAAGGAGAAATTTGTCCTTGCTTGAATCTGTCTGATATGTCTGATGATTCGGATTTGTTGTCTTTCTTAAATACAAAGCTTCGTGGAGATATAAGAAGACAGATTCGTAGATTAAATGAAATAGCAGAACTTAAGTTTAATGAATATAATTGTATTGATGAAGTACCTGTAGAATTGTTTGAGGAGTTTTTAAAAGTACATACTTTGCGATGGCCACACGCATATAAGGCTCCCCTGTTTCACAAAAACTTACTTGGATTGTGTGGCATAAATGGACCTGTACATTTTTCAACACTATCTGTTGGGGAGGTTGTTGTTGCTTGGCATCTTGGTTTTGAGGATGACAGTACCTACTATTATTATATGCCAGCAGGAAATCCTGAGTATCAGAAATATTCACCTGTAAAAATTCATCTTTATTATTTGATTTGCAGAGCTATCAAGAAAGGCTTGGTTAAGTATGATCACCTTAGAGGTGATGAAACCTATAAATCTGGCTGGGCAGATGGAAGTATTTATGTAAATAGTCTTCGTCAATTCAACTCTTCATTAAGTACGAATATGAAGCGCTCTCTACTTAAATTTCGAAGTGTTATTTCTTAA
- a CDS encoding glycosyltransferase family 4 protein produces MKILVTIPCLLTGGTEIQTLNLVRALVKGGHQVTTACYFEHTENMVKQYEEVGSKVVLFSKAGVRLGGVKGILFLLKNLWKIKLSLRPDVVHVQYMAPGAIPIILLKLMGQKNIVATAHTNADVYGVKAMKLLKFLQSHVLRAFTCITLRAEKNFFGSCSLFDSSICRIPAHAHYTIYNALPGYIQITDKKRENKNIITIGVVSRLEHIKGMDLIVPAFAKVYDKHKNVRLLVVGDGSLLKQMEEDANRLHLKNIIKFVGRQEQAALQSYYDKIDVLLMPSRSEGFGLTAIEGMARGCVLVASNTGGLPEVVREGYVGLLHQPESVDDLSNKICCLLENPKLLEQMRSHLSDYVHQFTFERYGDLFNDLYSKLK; encoded by the coding sequence ATGAAAATATTAGTAACAATTCCGTGCCTCTTGACTGGAGGCACGGAAATACAGACCCTAAATCTGGTGCGTGCATTGGTGAAGGGAGGACATCAGGTGACAACAGCCTGCTACTTTGAACACACCGAAAATATGGTGAAGCAGTATGAAGAAGTGGGTAGTAAAGTGGTACTCTTTTCAAAAGCAGGAGTACGATTGGGAGGAGTGAAGGGAATCTTGTTCCTCTTGAAAAATTTATGGAAGATTAAATTATCTCTTAGACCTGATGTTGTGCATGTACAGTATATGGCACCTGGTGCCATTCCCATCATCCTGTTAAAACTGATGGGGCAGAAGAATATCGTTGCGACAGCTCATACCAATGCTGATGTATATGGAGTAAAAGCAATGAAACTATTAAAGTTTTTGCAGAGTCATGTATTGAGAGCTTTTACCTGTATTACACTTAGAGCAGAGAAAAACTTCTTTGGGAGTTGTTCTTTATTTGATTCTTCTATCTGTCGTATTCCTGCTCATGCTCATTATACCATATATAATGCCTTGCCTGGTTATATTCAGATTACTGATAAAAAAAGAGAAAATAAGAATATTATAACCATTGGTGTGGTGAGTCGTTTGGAGCATATCAAGGGTATGGATCTTATAGTTCCTGCTTTTGCCAAAGTATATGACAAGCATAAGAATGTTCGTTTGTTGGTGGTAGGGGATGGTTCCTTGCTGAAACAAATGGAGGAAGATGCTAATAGGTTGCATCTTAAAAATATAATAAAGTTTGTTGGAAGGCAAGAACAAGCAGCCTTGCAATCATATTATGATAAAATAGACGTGTTATTAATGCCATCTAGAAGCGAAGGCTTCGGCCTGACGGCAATAGAAGGTATGGCACGTGGATGTGTGCTGGTAGCTAGTAATACAGGAGGCTTGCCTGAGGTAGTAAGAGAAGGGTATGTTGGATTACTTCATCAACCGGAATCGGTAGATGATTTGTCTAATAAAATCTGTTGTCTTTTAGAAAATCCAAAACTTTTAGAGCAAATGCGCTCTCATTTATCGGATTATGTGCATCAGTTTACCTTTGAAAGGTATGGTGATTTGTTTAATGATTTATATTCTAAATTGAAATAA
- a CDS encoding O-antigen ligase, with protein MSLIINLIVGLIAFYFAYMYATRKPMLVKVPWYEGWKYECNQPLSFLIYSILTAMLFLGPLSLVKYGVWIVILLLMMYRGAFRYRFNMVLGAYTLFVLWNLYTMTYTPYPEQGWMMILKFCLPYLYFWLGYNAIQCEDDFYVFLEKTCWICCVYALFLGGIISNTLPNLKALFTFRAGGLFISYASLADFFAILFSVFFIMYFVTKKRKYLWMAGWVFLSTVVDSVRTGIGASVLGLSFFYMIYKKGRSIPYIGLMVILFITSIFAVPEVREKMFGSKASTVSVGSASMDQVEMNGRNFMWERIMNHAYYGHETMGSGCGAALGWLKEQADKDNGLRLIHSDWVQMLSESGNIGLGIFIFFVIVMLFVVLSETWKFKGCEIVTFAGALTVASFVACFFAMGFDNVITYAQQSYVIPFIFLGIFYKIKDLNNDFSSNTSI; from the coding sequence ATGTCATTAATTATAAACTTGATAGTTGGTTTGATTGCTTTCTATTTTGCTTATATGTATGCCACGAGAAAGCCGATGTTGGTAAAAGTGCCATGGTATGAGGGATGGAAATATGAGTGCAATCAACCATTAAGCTTTTTGATATACAGTATATTGACAGCAATGTTATTCCTTGGTCCACTTTCTTTGGTGAAATACGGAGTATGGATAGTTATATTGCTGTTGATGATGTATAGAGGGGCTTTCCGATATCGTTTTAATATGGTACTTGGAGCATATACCTTGTTTGTGCTATGGAATCTTTATACAATGACTTATACTCCATATCCAGAACAGGGATGGATGATGATCTTGAAGTTTTGTCTTCCGTATCTTTATTTTTGGTTGGGATACAATGCCATCCAATGTGAAGATGATTTCTATGTTTTCTTAGAGAAAACTTGCTGGATATGCTGTGTGTATGCACTCTTTTTAGGAGGTATTATATCTAATACATTACCAAATTTAAAAGCTTTGTTTACTTTTAGAGCTGGCGGTCTTTTTATATCGTATGCTTCATTGGCTGACTTTTTTGCTATTTTGTTTTCTGTTTTCTTTATTATGTATTTTGTTACTAAGAAAAGAAAATATTTATGGATGGCAGGTTGGGTGTTTCTCTCAACGGTTGTAGATAGTGTAAGAACTGGCATTGGTGCTTCAGTATTAGGTTTGTCATTTTTTTATATGATATATAAAAAAGGAAGATCCATACCTTATATAGGTTTGATGGTTATACTTTTTATCACTTCCATTTTTGCCGTTCCTGAGGTAAGAGAAAAAATGTTTGGTTCCAAGGCTTCCACAGTGTCTGTTGGTTCTGCATCAATGGATCAAGTCGAAATGAATGGTCGTAATTTTATGTGGGAGAGAATTATGAACCATGCTTATTATGGACATGAAACGATGGGAAGCGGTTGTGGTGCAGCTTTAGGTTGGCTAAAGGAGCAGGCTGATAAGGATAATGGATTGCGTTTAATACATTCAGACTGGGTACAAATGTTGTCTGAGTCGGGAAATATTGGACTTGGCATATTTATCTTTTTTGTTATAGTTATGCTTTTTGTTGTGTTATCTGAAACCTGGAAATTCAAAGGTTGTGAAATTGTAACTTTTGCAGGCGCTTTGACCGTTGCTTCTTTTGTGGCTTGCTTTTTTGCAATGGGATTTGATAATGTTATCACTTATGCTCAACAAAGCTATGTGATACCATTTATTTTTCTTGGGATATTTTATAAAATTAAAGATTTAAATAATGATTTCAGTAGTAATACCTCTATATAA
- a CDS encoding glycosyltransferase family A protein, with product MISVVIPLYNKEKQIAKTLQAVLDQTYKNYEIIIVNDGSTDGSVSIVKSFSDSRIQLINQENGGVGCARNRGIEESKGEYIAFLDADDMWHKDYLQTQIDLINKYPSCGIWATDYLLKSPSGKEVNTIINNLSFKGEDGIIDNYFRVASTSTPPLWTSAIVLRKSIIQQIGGFPVGLPLGEDLLTWAKMALCSQIAYSKKALAVYCIRDTHSFDQRPMKRISKEDPVGVELQKIYSQNKTVEGLRCYLSSWHKMRAFDAMRNCQRLLAWNESFKALKYNLKNFKIYAIIFLSVLPESLMHLCLKLKK from the coding sequence ATGATTTCAGTAGTAATACCTCTATATAATAAAGAAAAGCAAATAGCTAAAACGCTTCAGGCAGTTTTGGATCAGACATATAAAAATTATGAAATCATAATCGTTAACGATGGCTCTACAGATGGAAGTGTTAGTATTGTGAAAAGTTTCTCAGATTCTCGCATTCAATTGATAAATCAAGAGAATGGGGGAGTGGGATGTGCTCGTAATCGAGGTATAGAAGAATCTAAAGGTGAATATATTGCATTTTTAGATGCTGATGATATGTGGCATAAAGACTATCTTCAAACACAAATTGATTTAATCAATAAATATCCTAGCTGTGGAATTTGGGCGACAGACTATTTATTGAAAAGTCCTAGTGGAAAAGAAGTTAATACAATAATTAATAATTTGAGCTTTAAAGGAGAAGATGGCATTATCGACAATTATTTTAGGGTTGCTTCAACATCTACTCCTCCATTATGGACATCTGCGATTGTCTTGAGAAAAAGTATAATACAGCAGATAGGTGGATTTCCTGTAGGATTGCCTTTAGGAGAGGATTTATTAACTTGGGCAAAGATGGCTCTATGTTCTCAAATAGCTTATAGTAAGAAAGCGCTCGCAGTTTATTGCATAAGAGATACTCATAGCTTTGATCAACGTCCTATGAAAAGGATATCTAAGGAAGATCCTGTAGGGGTAGAGCTGCAGAAAATATATTCTCAAAATAAGACAGTAGAAGGATTAAGGTGTTATTTGTCTAGTTGGCATAAGATGAGAGCCTTTGATGCAATGAGAAATTGTCAAAGGCTTCTTGCTTGGAATGAGTCTTTTAAGGCATTAAAATATAACTTGAAGAATTTCAAGATATACGCTATTATATTTTTGTCTGTTTTGCCAGAATCTTTAATGCATCTGTGTCTTAAATTAAAAAAATAA
- a CDS encoding Coenzyme F420 hydrogenase/dehydrogenase, beta subunit C-terminal domain — MIDIGKKCCGCNSCAQSCPKQCISMSEDNEGFLYPSVDTNLCVGCHLCEKVCPVLNISSGQYPISCYAAKSPDEQIRKESSSGGIFSLLAQKIIENGGVVFGAAFNKKWEVVHCYTETLEGLNSLRGSKYVQSKIGNAYEQVKTFLKNGRLVLFSGTPCQIAGLKTFLRKDYENLITLDFVCHGVPSPGVFRWYLQEQIYYYAARKSSKNSVFHSSILSIPKREIYFPDGVELDNVFFRDKRKGWKKYCFSLLFAEASADGKRNTVSFSYVLNECKYLDGFFNDLYLRPCCYGCNFKGLRSGADITIGDFWNIHTYNRKWDDDKGVSCVIVQSKKGKELFSKTDSDTIEVPYDVITLRNPSINHSAKIDKTKREIFFAGQNKELSSLIDSLCKPSFKQRVYKEIYNLLEVVGLMTIVR; from the coding sequence ATGATTGATATCGGAAAAAAATGTTGTGGGTGTAATTCTTGTGCTCAAAGTTGTCCTAAACAGTGTATATCAATGTCTGAGGATAATGAAGGCTTTCTTTATCCTTCTGTAGATACAAACCTATGTGTTGGGTGCCATTTGTGTGAAAAGGTATGTCCTGTATTGAATATTTCATCAGGTCAATATCCTATATCATGCTATGCTGCTAAAAGTCCTGATGAGCAAATCAGAAAAGAGAGTTCTAGTGGAGGAATCTTTTCTTTGTTGGCTCAAAAAATTATAGAAAATGGTGGGGTCGTTTTTGGAGCTGCTTTTAATAAAAAGTGGGAGGTTGTTCATTGTTACACAGAAACATTGGAAGGCTTAAACTCTCTTAGAGGGTCTAAATATGTACAGAGTAAGATAGGAAATGCATATGAGCAAGTGAAAACTTTTCTGAAAAATGGACGTTTAGTCCTTTTTTCTGGAACCCCTTGTCAAATTGCTGGCTTGAAAACGTTTTTAAGGAAAGATTATGAGAATCTTATTACCCTAGATTTCGTTTGTCATGGAGTTCCTTCGCCTGGTGTTTTTAGATGGTATCTTCAAGAGCAAATTTATTATTACGCTGCTCGTAAGAGCAGCAAAAATTCTGTTTTTCACTCCTCTATTCTTTCTATTCCCAAAAGGGAAATTTATTTTCCTGATGGGGTAGAATTAGATAATGTATTTTTTAGAGACAAACGGAAAGGTTGGAAAAAATACTGTTTTTCTCTCCTCTTTGCCGAAGCCTCGGCTGATGGCAAAAGAAATACTGTTTCTTTCTCCTATGTGCTTAATGAATGCAAATATTTAGACGGCTTCTTTAATGATTTATATTTACGGCCTTGTTGCTATGGGTGTAATTTTAAGGGCTTGCGCTCTGGTGCAGATATAACAATCGGGGATTTTTGGAACATTCATACGTATAATAGGAAATGGGACGATGACAAAGGTGTTTCTTGTGTGATAGTTCAAAGTAAAAAAGGTAAAGAGCTCTTTAGTAAGACAGATAGTGATACGATAGAGGTTCCTTATGATGTTATAACTTTAAGAAATCCATCCATAAATCATTCTGCAAAAATAGATAAGACAAAAAGAGAAATATTCTTTGCAGGTCAGAATAAAGAATTGTCTTCTTTAATTGATAGTTTATGTAAACCAAGTTTTAAACAACGGGTCTATAAAGAAATATATAACTTATTAGAAGTTGTTGGTTTAATGACAATAGTTCGTTAA
- a CDS encoding transposase, with protein MNTGLDQYMDIFKDAVEDSAAKLTKSFEKILIEVIILFMVIPRKINFTQMGRYGSHVEQTYRNAFGLKKSKSIDWLKLNVSLAKRFFGKQGRWAIAIDPSYISKAGKKTPHIGRFWSGCAQSVKHGLEIMGIVLIYIDAKDCMMLKAHQSLSNKELSLRNKTMVDFYISVIKRYRKELLKLSTLIVADAYFSTSTFVNGIKKEGFSLISRFRDNACLFYVYAGPRTGKRGRPKTKDGKIDMKNLDLTRMEKMEMKDIEGTAYTLIAYSKALRCKVRLVIWQMPNGKKKLFFSTDTSLSGEEVLLYYRTRFQIEFCFRDAKGYTGLMDCQARDKWKLDFAFNASFTSLNVAKVTMKEMGMEYSMSSFKSLMTNIYLVKRIFKASGYTPNRTLISKIFKDLSCLQRTAA; from the coding sequence ATGAATACAGGACTTGACCAATATATGGATATCTTTAAAGATGCAGTTGAAGATTCGGCTGCAAAGTTAACAAAAAGTTTCGAGAAAATACTCATCGAGGTGATAATTTTGTTCATGGTAATACCAAGAAAGATAAATTTCACCCAAATGGGGAGGTATGGCTCGCATGTTGAGCAAACCTATCGCAACGCATTCGGCTTAAAAAAGTCGAAAAGCATTGACTGGCTCAAACTTAATGTCTCACTTGCCAAGCGCTTCTTTGGTAAACAGGGAAGATGGGCTATTGCCATTGATCCCAGCTACATCAGCAAAGCTGGCAAGAAGACTCCACATATCGGTCGTTTTTGGTCGGGATGTGCACAGTCTGTTAAACATGGTCTCGAAATCATGGGTATTGTCCTCATTTATATTGATGCCAAAGACTGCATGATGTTAAAAGCACACCAGTCGCTAAGTAATAAAGAACTGAGTCTTAGAAACAAGACTATGGTAGATTTCTATATCAGCGTCATTAAGCGTTACCGCAAGGAACTTCTCAAACTCTCAACCCTCATAGTTGCAGATGCTTACTTCTCTACAAGTACATTTGTTAATGGGATAAAGAAAGAAGGGTTCTCTTTGATAAGCCGCTTTCGTGACAATGCTTGTCTCTTTTATGTCTATGCTGGTCCACGTACTGGAAAACGTGGTCGCCCCAAGACCAAGGATGGCAAGATTGATATGAAGAATCTTGACCTCACTCGAATGGAGAAGATGGAGATGAAAGATATAGAAGGAACAGCTTATACTTTGATAGCCTATTCCAAGGCACTCAGGTGTAAAGTTAGACTTGTCATCTGGCAGATGCCGAATGGCAAGAAGAAACTATTCTTCTCTACAGACACCTCACTTTCGGGTGAAGAGGTACTTCTTTATTATAGAACCAGGTTCCAGATCGAATTTTGCTTTCGTGACGCCAAAGGCTATACTGGTCTTATGGACTGCCAGGCTCGCGATAAGTGGAAACTCGATTTTGCTTTCAATGCTTCGTTCACATCACTAAATGTTGCCAAGGTAACTATGAAGGAGATGGGAATGGAATATTCTATGTCTTCATTCAAGTCACTGATGACCAACATTTATCTGGTGAAACGAATTTTTAAAGCAAGCGGGTACACCCCGAACCGAACTTTAATTAGCAAGATTTTCAAAGATCTCTCGTGCTTACAGCGTACAGCTGCTTAG